One stretch of Heptranchias perlo isolate sHepPer1 unplaced genomic scaffold, sHepPer1.hap1 HAP1_SCAFFOLD_1113, whole genome shotgun sequence DNA includes these proteins:
- the LOC137307805 gene encoding cardiotrophin-2-like codes for MLQAAHRKLHQGSPFSRPNFQPPSRDLPGLPEATHGEGEEEEEEEEESWLRSSQRAYLALSRYLGLVLEAQRDLNPSQASLLDELAFWATNTRGLAADMSRLLSGLGQRAPPEAQPSPAPLPAMAASNWEKKLLGLEICARCDRWLQGSRKKFARLLLKYSLCPRPARC; via the coding sequence aagCTGCACCAGGGCTCCCCGTTCAGCAGGCCCAACTTCCAGCCCCCGAGCCGAGACCTCCCCGGCCTGCCAGAGGCGACCCacggagaaggggaggaggaggaggaggaggaggaggagagttggCTGCGATCGAGCCAACGGGCCTACCTGGCCCTGAGCCGCTATCTGGGCCTGGTGCTGGAGGCCCAGAGGGACCTGAACCCGAGCCAGGCCTCCCTGCTGGACGAGCTGGCCTTCTGGGCCACCAACACCCGGGGCCTGGCGGCCGACATGAGCCGTCTGCTGTCCGGCCTGGGCCAGCGGGCCCCGCCCGAGGCCCAGCcctccccggcccccctcccGGCCATGGCCGCCAGCAACTGGGAGAAGAAGCTGCTGGGCCTGGAGATCTGCGCCCGTTGCGACCGCTGGCTTCAGGGCTCGAGGAAGAAATTCGCCAGGCTGCTTCTCAAGTACTCCCTGTGCCCACGGCCTGCCAGGTGTTAG